GAAATCATCTTTTTCGACGAACCCACCACCGGACTGGACGCACAGAAAAGCAACGAGATTTACCGTCTTTTCTTCAATGCTCAAAAGAAGTTCAACTACACGGCCATTATTGTAAGTCACGATTTTCCCAGGATATTGAAGTTGTGCGATTATATCGCCATCCTGTCGGACAGGACTATAATCAGCGCCGTAACTCCCGAGGAATTTCAGCTTTCGAAACACCCGGCGATCAGAAGCTTTGTTGAAACAACGATGGGACACATCTATCTGAGCGAAGAGGAGGAGACCGAATACTATGAAAAAATTTAACATGGAAATTGCGGTCGGTTTATTCATGGTTGCGGGCTTTCTCTGCTTCACGTACCTCTCCGTCAGGCTGGGGGATGTTCATCCCTTCGGTGAGAACAAGTATACCGTTATCGCGCGATTCAACTCCATATCAGGTCTCAAGAAAGGGGCCTCCATCGAGATGGCAGGGGTTCCCATCGGCAAGGTCAAGAGAATTCGGTTGGATCCGAAAGAGTACGAGGCGGTGGTTCAATTCTCCATCGACAGGAATATCAAGCTGCAGGAGGACAGCATCGCCTCCATCAGAACCGAGGGGATCATTGGGAATCGGTACATAAATATCACACCCGGAGGACTGGACAAAATCATCCAGCCTGGAGGAGAGATTACGGAAACCGAATCCGCCATCAGTATTGAAGAACTCATCAGCAAATACATTTTTGGAAAATGAGCGGAAGCAGCGGCATAGCTTCGCAGGCCGGTATCTGCGGCTTCATCCTCCTGGCCCTCCTGGCCCTGTCCCCCGCCCTGGCCCATGCCCGGAACGTGGCAGGGACCACGGTGAGCACGGAAAATGGTTCCCTGAATTCCGCAGACGACACGGCCTTTGACGAAGACTTCGGGGACATTCAGGACGATGGGGGGGGAGATTCGGCCGCCATCTCGGACCCCTTTGAGCCGGTCAACCGCGGTATCTTCTGGTTCAACGACAAGCTGTATTTCTATCTGATCAAGCCTGCCGCAAGGGTGTTGCGGATCGTTCCGGAACCGGCACGCCATTCTCTCGGCAACTTCTTTTCCAACCTCATGACGCCCATCCGGTTCGGCAGCGCCCTTCTTCAGTTCAAATTCGCGGGTGCAGAGACGGAACTTGGCCGATTTATAGTCAACACCACCGTTGGGGTGGCGGGGCTCTTCGATCCCGCGGAAAAGTGGGGCATGAGAAAGACGGATGAGGACTTCGGGCAGGTTCTGGGCTTCTACGGTCTCGGCCCGGGATTCTACATCGTCTGGCCCGTTCTGGGGCCGTCAAGCCTGAG
This portion of the bacterium BMS3Abin14 genome encodes:
- the mlaA gene encoding putative phospholipid-binding lipoprotein MlaA precursor, translating into MSGSSGIASQAGICGFILLALLALSPALAHARNVAGTTVSTENGSLNSADDTAFDEDFGDIQDDGGGDSAAISDPFEPVNRGIFWFNDKLYFYLIKPAARVLRIVPEPARHSLGNFFSNLMTPIRFGSALLQFKFAGAETELGRFIVNTTVGVAGLFDPAEKWGMRKTDEDFGQVLGFYGLGPGFYIVWPVLGPSSLRGTAGLLGDTYMDPLYYYYIETDNEITSTERLAILGLDKLNTLSLDKDTYEAIKRDSIDPYLFIRNAYSQNREGRIKK
- the mlaD_3 gene encoding putative phospholipid ABC transporter-binding protein MlaD — its product is MKKFNMEIAVGLFMVAGFLCFTYLSVRLGDVHPFGENKYTVIARFNSISGLKKGASIEMAGVPIGKVKRIRLDPKEYEAVVQFSIDRNIKLQEDSIASIRTEGIIGNRYINITPGGLDKIIQPGGEITETESAISIEELISKYIFGK